The following is a genomic window from Capnocytophaga stomatis.
ATCTTCATCAAAAAAATTCACATTCACGGCATTCTCCAAATGTCCTTCAGAAAATTCTTCAGGGGTACGAATATCTACAAGAATGTTTGCCGAATTGGGCTGATATTCATCCATAGAAATATGCTTTGAGGAACTTCCTGAACCACAAGAAGATAAACCTATCGCTAAAATAAATACACGTTTCATACTTTAAATCAATTATTTTTTATATATCATATACAATTTTTAATCTGTCTGTCACGGCATATGCCTGACAACTAAGCACTAACCCTTCCGAAATTTCCTTTTCAACAAGTGTTTCATTCTTAGCCATTTTCGCTTCTCCTTCGGTAATTTTGCCTATACAACTACTACAAACCCCATTCAAACACGAATATGGCACATCTATTCCCTGCGAAAGGATTCCTTCCAAAAGTGATTGATTTTTAGGAATTTGAAACACCTTCTCTTCGCCTTTTAAAATGCAAGAAACGGTAACTTTGCCCTGTAAATGCGAAAAATCATCACTCTGCGGCTTTGTAATTTCAAAAAGCTCAGTAAAAATACAATCTTGATGGATTCCTTTGTTAATGATATGTTCTTTAACACTGGAAACCATCTCATTAGGACCACAAATATAATAATATCCTAAATTCAATTCTCTGTACTTTGCAAGAATAAAATCAACCACTTGAGGATTAATTCTTCCTGAAATATTCTCGCCCCACATTTGCCGGCTAAAAGCGTAATGCACCAAAAATCTATCGGGATATTTCTTTCTAAGTTGCTCTATTTCATCAAAAAAAAGTGTATCTTCTTTTGATTTGTTTCCGTAAATAAATACAACTTTTATGTCAGTTTTAGCCAAAGCGGTTTTGGCGATGCTCATCATAGGGGTTACACCACTTCCCGCGGAAAAAAGCACAATACCCCTATCTCCAAAAATATCAAGGAAAACAAATCTTCCTTCCGGAGGCATTACCTCTATAATATCCCCTTTTTTGAGCTTTGTGGTTGCGTAGGTTGAGAAAATTCCGTTTGGGATGCACTTTACAGCCACACTCAGCTCACTTTCATCCACACCCGAACAAATTGAATAAGCCCTTCTTACTTTTTGATTATCAATATCTTGCTGTAATGTAAGATATTGTCCTGCTTCGTAAGAAAATTCCTTTTTCAGAAGTTCGGGCAAGGCAAAAGTTATCTTAACAGAATCTTCCGTTAATTTTTTTATGTCTGATACTGTTAGTCTGTAAAACTTACTCATTCTGAAAGCTGAGAATAAAACTTAAAACAAAATTACAACTTATTATCAACTATTTATACATTTCATTTACTGCAAAATTGAAAGATTTTGAATGAACAAACTCTCTTGTTGGCATCTCAGGTTTGCTTGGTAAGCGTTTGTCTGTCGCTCCTGTGATTGACTGAATTGCTTTTGCTAATAAAGGCTCTTTTTCATCACCCAAAACGCCGTAATTTGTCAAATCTTCCTCCATTTGGAAAGTTGGGCGTAAACCACTTGTGTAATCTCCTTCGCCTTTAGCATTTTCAATTTTCAAAACCAGCGGTTGCATTGCCCATTTATGTTTTGGATTTTTATTTCTGTTGTTGTCAATCCAATCATAAATCGTGATAGAGCCTTGGTTTTTGCCCACGGTTACATCTCCAATCTGAACAACATCAATATATGCCCTTAATCCGTTGATTACCAGCTCACTTGCTGAGGCTGTTCTTCCTGAAGTTAATATATATATCTTACTCAAATTCAAGCTATTAATCGCTATCTTTTCTTTGTTATCCGTAGTCATTTCATTGGTGAAGAAGTTATCTACTCCTCCTCTTTCTTTTTCCACAATGGGTTGTAACTTACTGTTCCAACGTTCTTTAGCGAAAATTTGTCCGTTGAATTGACCTGTAATCATTGAAGCCAAATACGTTGCAGAAGAAACGCGTCCGCCTCCGTTATAACGCAAGTCTAAAACAAAATCCGTAATTCCTTGACTTTTAAACTCTCCGAAAGCTTCATTGAGTTGTTTGTCAAAGTTAGCTACAAATCCGTTGTACATCAAATAGCCTATTTTATGAGTTCCTTTTTCAATTACTTTTTTAATAAGTATCGGGTTTTCAGTGATTTCTTTTTTTGCCATCACTACCGATTTATTCGTCTTTTGAATTGTTTTTTGTCCATTTACATTCTCTAATCTGTAAATATCAATAGCCATTGATGTTTTATCATTGAATAGCAAACTTTTGTAATTGCTGACTGTCAAGGGAGTACCATCTACGGTTAAAAATAAATCTCCTCTTTTAACGCCCTTTTGTTCTGCTTCAGAATTAGGAAGCACATAGTTAACAAATC
Proteins encoded in this region:
- a CDS encoding rhodanese-like domain-containing protein; translated protein: MKRVFILAIGLSSCGSGSSSKHISMDEYQPNSANILVDIRTPEEFSEGHLENAVNVNFFDEDFVSNFEKEFDKNDTIYIHCKSGGRSTKAVQILEDKGYKNLIHLDGGILRWLEAGKPVEK
- a CDS encoding ferredoxin--NADP reductase, whose amino-acid sequence is MSKFYRLTVSDIKKLTEDSVKITFALPELLKKEFSYEAGQYLTLQQDIDNQKVRRAYSICSGVDESELSVAVKCIPNGIFSTYATTKLKKGDIIEVMPPEGRFVFLDIFGDRGIVLFSAGSGVTPMMSIAKTALAKTDIKVVFIYGNKSKEDTLFFDEIEQLRKKYPDRFLVHYAFSRQMWGENISGRINPQVVDFILAKYRELNLGYYYICGPNEMVSSVKEHIINKGIHQDCIFTELFEITKPQSDDFSHLQGKVTVSCILKGEEKVFQIPKNQSLLEGILSQGIDVPYSCLNGVCSSCIGKITEGEAKMAKNETLVEKEISEGLVLSCQAYAVTDRLKIVYDI
- a CDS encoding S41 family peptidase, with the translated sequence MKRIFLSILLMASILSCKKDVDDTPKPDDVKNEDVLNLEIKDFIWKGLNTFYLWQADVPNLADTRFAPSVQQTNFANTAYSDFLKSYKTPDELFFNLLNKPEKIYKKEAIDRFSYITNDYTELERSFQGVSLSTGMEFGLTRYGQEGGVLGFVNYVLPNSEAEQKGVKRGDLFLTVDGTPLTVSNYKSLLFNDKTSMAIDIYRLENVNGQKTIQKTNKSVVMAKKEITENPILIKKVIEKGTHKIGYLMYNGFVANFDKQLNEAFGEFKSQGITDFVLDLRYNGGGRVSSATYLASMITGQFNGQIFAKERWNSKLQPIVEKERGGVDNFFTNEMTTDNKEKIAINSLNLSKIYILTSGRTASASELVINGLRAYIDVVQIGDVTVGKNQGSITIYDWIDNNRNKNPKHKWAMQPLVLKIENAKGEGDYTSGLRPTFQMEEDLTNYGVLGDEKEPLLAKAIQSITGATDKRLPSKPEMPTREFVHSKSFNFAVNEMYK